In one window of Candidatus Poribacteria bacterium DNA:
- the mqnE gene encoding aminofutalosine synthase MqnE produces the protein MENYSRFTDPKLPAIYEKVQAEQRLSFEEGVSLYESPDITGVGFIANSMRERLNGNVAYYNINQHIDYSNVCILHARCHFCAFARKNMQTEGAWEMSVDEFLDKAMYSIEQGCTEIHSVGGLHPKLPFDYYLDIIRGLKERMPQVHLKFFTAVEIHHFSRIFKMSIEEVLTQLREAGLDSLPGGGAEIFAEETREKICPGKLSAEGWLEVHDIAHRLGIATNATMLYGHLETNEDRVDHFIRLREQQDKSGGFVTFIPLAFHPLNTRMAYLPSTTGLTDIRNIAVARLMLDNVPHIKVYWIMTGLKTAQVALRFGADDIDGTVTEEKITHMAGADTPEAVSVSQLTHLIEEAGFVPVERDTLYNEIIREGNQWYRKAA, from the coding sequence ATGGAGAACTATAGTCGTTTTACAGACCCCAAACTGCCTGCTATCTATGAAAAAGTCCAAGCAGAGCAGCGCCTCTCTTTTGAGGAAGGGGTTTCGCTTTATGAAAGTCCAGACATTACTGGCGTTGGATTTATTGCAAACTCTATGCGTGAACGCTTAAACGGGAACGTCGCCTACTACAACATCAACCAACACATCGATTATTCAAATGTCTGTATCCTCCACGCTCGATGCCACTTTTGTGCATTTGCCCGAAAAAATATGCAGACCGAAGGGGCGTGGGAGATGAGCGTTGACGAATTTTTAGACAAGGCGATGTACTCTATAGAACAGGGATGTACCGAAATCCACAGTGTTGGTGGGTTACACCCGAAGCTGCCATTCGACTACTACCTCGACATCATCCGAGGTCTCAAAGAACGGATGCCACAGGTACACCTCAAATTTTTCACAGCCGTTGAAATTCATCACTTCTCACGCATCTTTAAGATGTCAATAGAAGAAGTCCTCACCCAATTACGGGAAGCAGGTTTGGATTCGCTGCCCGGAGGCGGTGCTGAAATCTTCGCAGAAGAGACCCGTGAGAAAATCTGTCCCGGCAAATTAAGTGCTGAAGGTTGGTTAGAAGTTCACGATATAGCACATCGCCTCGGAATTGCTACCAACGCAACAATGCTCTACGGACACCTTGAGACAAACGAGGACAGAGTTGACCATTTCATCAGGCTACGGGAGCAGCAGGATAAATCTGGTGGCTTTGTGACCTTCATTCCATTGGCGTTCCATCCGCTGAATACCCGAATGGCATACCTGCCCTCAACAACCGGGCTAACAGATATTCGGAACATCGCCGTTGCGCGCCTTATGCTCGATAACGTCCCCCATATCAAAGTTTACTGGATTATGACCGGTTTGAAGACCGCACAAGTCGCACTCCGCTTCGGTGCAGACGATATTGATGGCACGGTAACCGAGGAGAAAATCACACACATGGCAGGCGCAGACACGCCAGAGGCTGTTTCTGTTTCCCAACTAACGCACCTCATTGAAGAAGCCGGCTTCGTGCCTGTCGAGCGCGATACACTTTACAACGAAATTATTCGAGAGGGGAATCAGTGGTACCGAAAAGCCGCATAA
- a CDS encoding menaquinone biosynthesis protein, producing MVPKSRIRVGAVSFLNTKPLIYPLLNKEIKTDIALSVDVPSRVSTLLSKDELDVGLIPIVEYYRANPSNTPYCILPDISITSHSNVRSIQLFSRVPVQEIRRIALDTNSRSSVALLKILLAEKYKISPAFIPCAPTVTPRAALENRQDPPFEAVLLIGDAALRHLGSTEYSIDLGEVWYKFTGLPFVYACWVARQEVDLGDLPQVLLESKERGTAQIPEIARIEAKKLGLPETLCLAYLQDSIKYDLNEDAIAGMELFYKYAVKNDLAPPCRSLSFHAN from the coding sequence GTGGTACCGAAAAGCCGCATAAGGGTAGGCGCAGTTTCGTTTCTGAATACCAAACCGCTTATTTACCCCCTTTTGAACAAAGAGATTAAAACGGATATTGCCCTCAGTGTTGATGTTCCGAGTCGTGTTTCAACACTTTTAAGTAAAGACGAATTGGATGTCGGACTGATTCCGATTGTCGAATATTATCGTGCGAATCCGTCGAATACACCTTACTGTATTCTACCAGATATATCAATCACATCACACAGCAACGTCCGAAGTATCCAATTGTTTAGTCGTGTGCCAGTTCAGGAGATTCGACGCATTGCACTCGATACGAACTCGCGTTCCTCTGTCGCGCTGCTGAAAATTCTACTCGCTGAAAAGTATAAAATTTCACCAGCATTCATCCCGTGCGCGCCAACGGTAACGCCACGTGCGGCTCTTGAAAACCGTCAAGACCCGCCTTTTGAGGCAGTCCTGCTCATCGGAGACGCAGCACTCAGGCATCTCGGTTCGACGGAGTATAGCATTGACCTCGGTGAAGTGTGGTATAAGTTTACGGGGCTACCCTTTGTCTACGCCTGCTGGGTTGCAAGGCAAGAAGTGGATCTCGGTGACTTACCACAAGTGCTTCTTGAATCAAAGGAACGTGGGACGGCACAAATACCCGAAATTGCACGGATTGAAGCGAAAAAATTGGGACTACCGGAAACGCTCTGTCTCGCCTATTTGCAAGATAGCATCAAATACGATCTGAACGAAGATGCGATCGCAGGCATGGAACTCTTTTATAAATATGCGGTAAAAAATGATCTCGCACCGCCGTGCCGTAGTCTCTCTTTTCACGCCAACTGA
- a CDS encoding Fur family transcriptional regulator, producing the protein MQPANDKSTLDPEFITQFEDYLKSCGLRLTQKRLDILNQVFDYPGHFQTEDLLVQMRRNGYLVSRPTIYRTLPLLVKSGLLTEFIDAQKNTRYESIHSLQEHAHLICLRCNQIVEFKEPRIDALQKSVCEAHQFKPVRFRNEIIGHCAECQAELESKTTDTDQETTV; encoded by the coding sequence ATGCAGCCTGCCAACGACAAATCTACGCTTGATCCTGAGTTCATAACGCAGTTTGAAGACTACCTTAAAAGTTGCGGACTCCGTTTGACGCAAAAGCGATTGGATATTTTAAACCAAGTTTTTGACTATCCAGGCCACTTTCAAACAGAGGACCTCTTGGTTCAGATGCGCCGAAACGGATACTTGGTGTCCCGTCCAACGATTTATCGGACACTGCCCTTACTTGTAAAAAGTGGATTATTGACTGAATTCATTGACGCACAGAAGAACACTCGCTACGAAAGTATCCATTCTCTCCAAGAACACGCCCATCTCATCTGTCTGCGGTGCAATCAGATTGTTGAGTTTAAAGAACCACGAATTGACGCATTGCAAAAATCGGTGTGCGAGGCACATCAATTTAAGCCAGTGCGCTTCCGTAATGAGATCATCGGTCACTGCGCCGAATGCCAAGCCGAGTTAGAATCAAAAACAACAGACACGGACCAGGAAACTACTGTTTAA